In Electrophorus electricus isolate fEleEle1 chromosome 6, fEleEle1.pri, whole genome shotgun sequence, a single genomic region encodes these proteins:
- the si:dkeyp-69c1.9 gene encoding uncharacterized protein si:dkeyp-69c1.9 isoform X2, with protein sequence MNQAEVMATQKHQLTKQLRLPPCTGHDFCVNLLHLKRAKHPQAFPQVGELPDLAGLLLYPGLTLGQYKWRPTQAGTSLYTHAFFLLNLGNSSLKMKRLHSMSLAGRPQPSSLRSVMDDPLKTCGQHWHRSTDEQWLQRERATWEAQ encoded by the exons ATGAATCAAGCTGAAG TAATggccacacaaaaacaccaactCACAAAACAGCTGAGGCTGCCTCCTTGCACCGGTCATGATTTCTGTGTTAATTTGCTGCATCTCAAAAGGGCTAAACACCCACAAGCCTTTCCACAAGTGGGGGAACTTCCAGATCTTGCAG GTTTATTGCTTTACCcag GACTGACTTTAGGACAGTACAAATGGAGACCTACCCAGGCTGGGACATCCCTCTACACTCACGCATTTTTCCTGCTCAACTTAGGGAACAGCAGTTTAAAAATGAAGCGCTTACACTCAATGTCTCTAGCAGGAAG GCCTCAACCCTCATCTCTCCGGTCAGTAATGGACGATCCTTTGAAAACATGTGGCCAGCACTGGCACAGAAGCACTGACGAGCAGTGGCTCCAGAGGGAAAGGGCTACCTGGGAGGCGCAGTGA
- the si:dkeyp-69c1.9 gene encoding uncharacterized protein si:dkeyp-69c1.9 isoform X3, with the protein MNQAEVMATQKHQLTKQLRLPPCTGHDFCVNLLHLKRAKHPQAFPQVGELPDLAGLTLGQYKWRPTQAGTSLYTHAFFLLNLGNSSLKMKRLHSMSLAGRPQPSSLRSVMDDPLKTCGQHWHRSTDEQWLQRERATWEAQ; encoded by the exons ATGAATCAAGCTGAAG TAATggccacacaaaaacaccaactCACAAAACAGCTGAGGCTGCCTCCTTGCACCGGTCATGATTTCTGTGTTAATTTGCTGCATCTCAAAAGGGCTAAACACCCACAAGCCTTTCCACAAGTGGGGGAACTTCCAGATCTTGCAG GACTGACTTTAGGACAGTACAAATGGAGACCTACCCAGGCTGGGACATCCCTCTACACTCACGCATTTTTCCTGCTCAACTTAGGGAACAGCAGTTTAAAAATGAAGCGCTTACACTCAATGTCTCTAGCAGGAAG GCCTCAACCCTCATCTCTCCGGTCAGTAATGGACGATCCTTTGAAAACATGTGGCCAGCACTGGCACAGAAGCACTGACGAGCAGTGGCTCCAGAGGGAAAGGGCTACCTGGGAGGCGCAGTGA
- the si:dkeyp-69c1.9 gene encoding uncharacterized protein si:dkeyp-69c1.9 isoform X4 has translation MATQKHQLTKQLRLPPCTGHDFCVNLLHLKRAKHPQAFPQVGELPDLAGLLLYPGLTLGQYKWRPTQAGTSLYTHAFFLLNLGNSSLKMKRLHSMSLAGRPQPSSLRSVMDDPLKTCGQHWHRSTDEQWLQRERATWEAQ, from the exons ATggccacacaaaaacaccaactCACAAAACAGCTGAGGCTGCCTCCTTGCACCGGTCATGATTTCTGTGTTAATTTGCTGCATCTCAAAAGGGCTAAACACCCACAAGCCTTTCCACAAGTGGGGGAACTTCCAGATCTTGCAG GTTTATTGCTTTACCcag GACTGACTTTAGGACAGTACAAATGGAGACCTACCCAGGCTGGGACATCCCTCTACACTCACGCATTTTTCCTGCTCAACTTAGGGAACAGCAGTTTAAAAATGAAGCGCTTACACTCAATGTCTCTAGCAGGAAG GCCTCAACCCTCATCTCTCCGGTCAGTAATGGACGATCCTTTGAAAACATGTGGCCAGCACTGGCACAGAAGCACTGACGAGCAGTGGCTCCAGAGGGAAAGGGCTACCTGGGAGGCGCAGTGA
- the si:dkeyp-69c1.9 gene encoding uncharacterized protein si:dkeyp-69c1.9 isoform X1 has product MLQCNLILEGDRSFITTHREAYQAQPLDGAPLLMRKSSVNDARTLKEQTTKPLPHYQTNYQQNFLPPQGISMRRLQALPCPDNLAVNPALRTDFRTVQMETYPGWDIPLHSRIFPAQLREQQFKNEALTLNVSSRKASTLISPVSNGRSFENMWPALAQKH; this is encoded by the exons ATGTTACAATGCAATCTAATCCTGGAGg GGGACAGAAGTTTTATaacaacacacagagaagcttACCAAGCTCAGCCTTTAGATGGCGCTCCACTGCTGATGAGAAAATCCTCAGTAAATGATGCGAGGACCCTAAAAGAACAAACTACTAAACCATTACCGCACTACCAAACAAACTACCAGCAGAACTTCCTCCCACCACAAGGCATTTCAATGAGGAGACTTCAAGCTCTGCCCTGCCCTGATAACCTTGCTGTTAACCCTGCACTAAG GACTGACTTTAGGACAGTACAAATGGAGACCTACCCAGGCTGGGACATCCCTCTACACTCACGCATTTTTCCTGCTCAACTTAGGGAACAGCAGTTTAAAAATGAAGCGCTTACACTCAATGTCTCTAGCAGGAAG GCCTCAACCCTCATCTCTCCGGTCAGTAATGGACGATCCTTTGAAAACATGTGGCCAGCACTGGCACAGAAGCACTGA
- the bud13 gene encoding BUD13 homolog isoform X1 yields the protein MATSESLGNSAAISKADYLKRYLSNDGDVQKSKEKKLRKKRIKATGRGMKIVDDDLDWRQLAVNEEKENKDEDDEEAPVVAEVIDERPDEIKQLEAFRTSSKWKVMGDYDVEYEESYFSQSLKSSEVKGNRRGQRGSLENSPVRRARHDSPDLSPQRRVCHKSPDISAPRDKPDPKHRRHDSSSPSPPRTSANSFPSKTERHLRDSSEREKYKSSSGGQVPDPDLSPPRRCVRRGSDSDLSPPRKRAQGGRGSDSDLSPPRKKRQGGHGSDSDLSPPRRACTVAAQAGPCMLSGGAAGLVSVETLRKEQEEIRRKEKHNQPLEEASRHAETVFRDKTGKKRDLESERAEQSRKAGEKAEKDEKYAQWGKGLAQSQMQQQNVVDAVREAQKPLARHIDDEDLDRMLREQERDGDPMAALLRKKKEKSSKTKEVKERPRYRGPPPPPNRFNIMPGYRWDGVDRSNGFEQKRYSRMADKKAVQEEAYKWSVEDM from the exons ATGGCTACTTCCGAAAGCTTAGGGAACAGTGCTGCTATTTCAAAAGCGGATTACTTGAAACGCTACTTATCAAACGACGGAGATGTCCAAAagtcaaaagaaaagaaacttaGGAAAAAACGCATTAAGGCCACTGGGAGAGG gaTGAAGATTGTTGATGATGACCTTGACTGGAGGCAACTGGCTGTAAatgaagagaaggagaacaaGGATGAAGATGACGAGGAAGCGCCTGTG GTTGCAGAGGTGATAGATGAACGTCCAGATGAAATCAAGCAGTTAGAAGCATTTCGAACTAGTAGCAAGTGGAAAGTAATGGGAG ATTATGATGTTGAATACGAAGAGTCCTATTTTTCGCAATCATTGAAAAG CTCAGAAGTCAAGGGCAATAGAAGGGGCCAACGTGGTTCTCTTGAGAATTCTCCAGTGCGAAGAGCACGCCATGACTCCCCTGATCTTTCACCACAAAGGAGAGTTTGTCACAAGTCTCCAGATATTTCAGCCCCAAGAGACAAACCAGATCCAAAGCACAGGCGACATGACTCATcatctccttctcctccacGAACGAGTGCAAATAGCTTCCCTTCCAAAACAGAAAGGCATCTTAGAG AttcttctgagagagagaaatacaagTCCTCTTCAGGTGGCCAAGTTCCAGACCCAGACCTCTCGCCACCCCGGAGGTGTGTCAGGCGGGGCTCAGACTCTGATCTGTCCCCACCCAGGAAAAGAGCTCAGGGGGGCAGAGGGTCTGATTCAGACCTGTCACCTCCCAGGAAGAAACGGCAGGGTGGCCATGGATCAGACTCTGACCTCTCCCCACCTCGCAGGGCATGCACTGTTGCAGCACAGGCA GGCCCTTGTATGTTATCTGGTGGGGCTGCTGGCCTGGTGTCTGTGGAAACATTGAGGAAAGAGCAGGAGGAAATCcgcagaaaagaaaaacacaaccaGCCCCTGGAAG AGGCATCCCGTCATGCGGAGACTGTGTTCAGAGATAAGACTGGAAAGAAACGTGACTTGGAGTCCGAGCGcgcagagcagagcaggaaagCTGGAGAGAAGGCTGAGAAGGATGAGAAATATGCTCAGTGGGGTAAAGG actggcCCAGAGTCAGATGCAGCAGCAGAACGTGGTTGATGCAGTGCGGGAGGCTCAGAAGCCCTTGGCACGACACATTGATGATGAGGACCTGGACCGGATGCtaagagagcaggagagggatgGAGACCCCATGGCTGCTCTACTGCgcaaaaagaaggaaaagagcTCTAAAACTAAAGAGGTCAAAG AGAGACCTCGTTACAGGggtccacctccacccccaaaCCGTTTTAACATCATGCCTGGATACCGCTGGGATGGAGTGGACAG GTCCAATGGGTTCGAACAGAAGCGCTACAGCCGGATGGCTGATAAGAAAGCTGTGCAGGAGGAAGCATACAAGTGGAGTGTGGAAGACATGTAG
- the bud13 gene encoding BUD13 homolog isoform X2, with protein MATSESLGNSAAISKADYLKRYLSNDGDVQKSKEKKLRKKRIKATGRGMKIVDDDLDWRQLAVNEEKENKDEDDEEAPVVAEVIDERPDEIKQLEAFRTSSKWKVMGDYDVEYEESYFSQSLKSSEVKGNRRGQRGSLENSPVRRARHDSPDLSPQRRVCHKSPDISAPRDKPDPKHRRHDSSSPSPPRTSANSFPSKTERHLRDSSEREKYKSSSGGQVPDPDLSPPRRCVRRGSDSDLSPPRKRAQGGRGSDSDLSPPRKKRQGGHGSDSDLSPPRRACTVAAQAGPCMLSGGAAGLVSVETLRKEQEEIRRKEKHNQPLEEASRHAETVFRDKTGKKRDLESERAEQSRKAGEKAEKDEKYAQWGKGLAQSQMQQQNVVDAVREAQKPLARHIDDEDLDRMLREQERDGDPMAALLRKKKEKSSKTKEVKERPRYRGPPPPPNRFNIMPGYRWDGVDR; from the exons ATGGCTACTTCCGAAAGCTTAGGGAACAGTGCTGCTATTTCAAAAGCGGATTACTTGAAACGCTACTTATCAAACGACGGAGATGTCCAAAagtcaaaagaaaagaaacttaGGAAAAAACGCATTAAGGCCACTGGGAGAGG gaTGAAGATTGTTGATGATGACCTTGACTGGAGGCAACTGGCTGTAAatgaagagaaggagaacaaGGATGAAGATGACGAGGAAGCGCCTGTG GTTGCAGAGGTGATAGATGAACGTCCAGATGAAATCAAGCAGTTAGAAGCATTTCGAACTAGTAGCAAGTGGAAAGTAATGGGAG ATTATGATGTTGAATACGAAGAGTCCTATTTTTCGCAATCATTGAAAAG CTCAGAAGTCAAGGGCAATAGAAGGGGCCAACGTGGTTCTCTTGAGAATTCTCCAGTGCGAAGAGCACGCCATGACTCCCCTGATCTTTCACCACAAAGGAGAGTTTGTCACAAGTCTCCAGATATTTCAGCCCCAAGAGACAAACCAGATCCAAAGCACAGGCGACATGACTCATcatctccttctcctccacGAACGAGTGCAAATAGCTTCCCTTCCAAAACAGAAAGGCATCTTAGAG AttcttctgagagagagaaatacaagTCCTCTTCAGGTGGCCAAGTTCCAGACCCAGACCTCTCGCCACCCCGGAGGTGTGTCAGGCGGGGCTCAGACTCTGATCTGTCCCCACCCAGGAAAAGAGCTCAGGGGGGCAGAGGGTCTGATTCAGACCTGTCACCTCCCAGGAAGAAACGGCAGGGTGGCCATGGATCAGACTCTGACCTCTCCCCACCTCGCAGGGCATGCACTGTTGCAGCACAGGCA GGCCCTTGTATGTTATCTGGTGGGGCTGCTGGCCTGGTGTCTGTGGAAACATTGAGGAAAGAGCAGGAGGAAATCcgcagaaaagaaaaacacaaccaGCCCCTGGAAG AGGCATCCCGTCATGCGGAGACTGTGTTCAGAGATAAGACTGGAAAGAAACGTGACTTGGAGTCCGAGCGcgcagagcagagcaggaaagCTGGAGAGAAGGCTGAGAAGGATGAGAAATATGCTCAGTGGGGTAAAGG actggcCCAGAGTCAGATGCAGCAGCAGAACGTGGTTGATGCAGTGCGGGAGGCTCAGAAGCCCTTGGCACGACACATTGATGATGAGGACCTGGACCGGATGCtaagagagcaggagagggatgGAGACCCCATGGCTGCTCTACTGCgcaaaaagaaggaaaagagcTCTAAAACTAAAGAGGTCAAAG AGAGACCTCGTTACAGGggtccacctccacccccaaaCCGTTTTAACATCATGCCTGGATACCGCTGGGATGGAGTGGACAGGTAG